Below is a genomic region from Bradyrhizobium manausense.
GCATCGCTTTCGCGCCGATGTCAGTCGCGCCAGTGGCGGTCGAATCGCGATCCTGTCGACGAGCTGGCAGACCGCGGCGCTGATGGCGCCACAGGACAATGGCTTTCGCGACTTCATCGTCGAGCTTCACGCGCGGATGGCGAAGGCCGGCAGCCGCGCCACGCTGACCGCCGGCCTCGGCCGCAACACCTATGCCGCAGTGCTGGCGTTCCTGGCGCTGCTGGCGGTGGCGATGGCGGGACTATTGATCCGCGCGCTGATGATCGGTGAATTCGCCGGCGTGCTGTTCATCCTCGGCTTTGCCGCGCTGTTCGTCTGGCAGGTCGGCGGTTTCGTCCGGCGCAACCAGCCGCGCCGCTACACCTTCGACCAGTTGCCCCGGTCCTTGCTGCCGTAGCGCCTGCAATCGGCCGCAATCAAACGTGACTTCGCAGTCGCGCGCCGGTCCCGCATCGTGATGCGATGACAGTCACGGACCACGCTAGGCGCCTGCCGACGGCGGACGAGATCGCCGAGATCAATCGCACCCATCTGATCGATACGCCGCTTCAGCCGGCCGATCTGCTGTTCCTGTTCGGTACCCGCGAGGACGTTGCGCTCCGTGTCGCGACCGCGGCGCGGCTCTGGCGCGAGGGCTATTTCCGCTGGTCGATTGTCAGCGGCGGTGTCACGGCCGGCTCGGAGCAATCCGAGTGCATGATCATCAAGGCGGCGATGGTCGCGGCAGGCATTCCGGCGGACCGGATTCTCGAAGAGCATCGTGCGATGAACACCGGTGAGAACGTGATCTTCTCGCTGCCGGTCATCGATGCGGCGCTGGGACTGCACAACATCCGCAGCGTGATTTGCCTCGGCAACACCTGGACGGCGCGACGTTATCCGATGACGCTGCACCGGCACTGGCCGGAAGTGACGAAGCTGCTGCTCACCGTCGACAGTTTTGCGACGCCGCGCACGCTTTGGCATACCGACGCCGAGTTTCGTCGTCGGATCCTGCACGAATGGGACAAGATCGAGCCATACAGGGCGAAGAATTTTATCGCGGATTGGCCGGAGCGCTGACGGAGAGGAATTACTCCGTCGAGTCGAAATCTTCCTCCTTGGTGCCGAGCAGCGAGACGAGCGTGCGCAGCCCGGAATCGAGTTGCTCAAACGAGGGTGGGGCGAGCGCGAGTCGCACCGCGTTCGGCGCGTGGCCATGCGCGACCGCGAAGGTCGAGGACGGCGTCAGCGCAATGCCGCGCCGCGCGGCCGCGGCAACGAATGTCTGCGAGCGCCAGTGCGGCGGCAGCGTCAACCAGAGATGATAGGAGCGCGCGTCGGCGGCAATCTGGTAACCGGCGAGCAGCCGTGCTGCGGTCTGCTGGCGCCGCGCGGCGTCGATGCGCTTCAGTCGCGTCAGCTCGGCGACGGTGCCGTCGGCCATCAACCGCTGCCCGGATGCGAGCGCGTGGCCCGACGCGACCCAGCCACCGGTGCGAACGGCGCTCATCATGCTTTCGCGCAGATGAGGCGGTGCAACGAGAATGCCGAGCGCGAGACCAGGTGCAACCTTCTTGGACAGACTATCGAGCACGATGCAGCGGTCCGGCCCGAGCGCGGCGAGCGGCGTGTCGTCGGCGAGGAAGCCGTAGACGGTGTCTTCGATGATGGTGAGATCGAGCTTCTCTGCGACGCGCATGATGTCGGTGCGTCGCGTCGCGTTCATGGTGACGCCGAGCGGATTCTGGATGATGGGCTGGAGATACAACGCCGACAGATGCGCTTCGCGATGCGCTTTCTGGATCGCGTCGGGTCGGGCGCCATGTTCGTCCATCGGGATCGGCACCAGCGTGATGCCGAGCCGCGCGGCGATGCTCTTGACGTAAGGATAGGTGAGCGCCTCGACACCGCAGCGGCCACCGGTCGGAACGAGCGCGGCGAGTGCGGCCGCGAGCGATTGCTTGCCGTTCGCGGTGAATACGATCTGCTCGGCCTGCGGCGCAAAGTCCTTGCGCGCGAGATAGGCGGCCGCCGCATTGCGCGCGCTCTTGGTGCCGGTGCTGGTCGAGGTGCGCAGCACGGCTTCGAGCGCATCGACGCGCTCGAGCCCGGCGAGGCTCTTGGCGATCATCGCCCATTGCTGCGGCAGCAGCGGATAATTCACCTCGAAATCGATGCGCGCATCGCGCGGCTCGCTGACGATCTCGACCTCGCGCCTGATGTCGCCGGAGATGAAGGTGCCGCGGCCGACCTCGCCGACCACGAGCCCGCGGCGCAACAGCTCCGTATAAACACGGCTCGCGGTCGAGACCGCAATGCCACGGTCATAGGCAAAATTACGCTGCGGCGGCAGGCGGTCGCCGGCCCTTAACGTGCCATTAGAGATATCCGCGGCAATGGCATCCGCGAGCTTCACGTACTCGAACTTGGACATTATTGCACCGAGAGCAATGTTTTCCTTGCTCCGAGCAATGTACTGGAGCATTTAAGTTCCATCAAGGTCCACGATTGAGCCGAGGAAAGCGAGAGCAATCCGACGGCAAATGAGGTGCAGGCGCTGAGAGCGTTTGCGTCAACGGCATCCGTATCGCCGCGTGGCCACAAGGCCGGAGAAGAAAAATGAACACGATCTCGCAAACTGCCGGGCAGAGTTTACGCCCATCCTCGTCGAGCGGATTTCTTGCCACGCTCGTCAACGCCGCCTACGCCCTGTTCGACCGCCTGGAGCGCCGCTCCGCCGTCAAGACGCTGAACGAGCTCGACGACCGCGCCCTGCGCGACATCGGCATCCATCGCAGCCAGATCGAAGACGCCGTCTACGGCCAGTTCAAGGCCGAGCTGACGCGGTATCTGTGAGCGTCTTCGCCCTTGTCCCGGACGCGCCGCAACGCGCGAGCGTTGTTGCGCAGCGTCCGGGGCACGAGACCTGAATTTCCGGGCGCGACTGCCTCCACATCGTCATGCGAGCGTAGCGAAGCAATCCAGACAACCTCTGCGGAAAGACCCTGGATTGCTTCGCTGCGCTCGCAATGACTAGTTGGTGATAGCCCAGACTCACACCGCCGCGATTAGGCCAACGCGAACTGGCCCCACACGCCGCCATGGGCTCGATCGTTCTCGGGCTCGCTAGGTTTGCGGCGAGGCCTCGTTGGAGCACCACGCTGGCGCCCATGCCCGACATCGAAGCGGCGCATCCGCGCAACAACATTGTCGGCTAGCGCCGCGATGCGCGCAGTCGCCTGTTTGACGACAAACAAGATCGTGCTGATGCGACTGAGCACGCCGATCAGGAACAGCACCGAGAAGATGTCGATATAGGCGAGGAAGTCGCCGATCAGCATCAGCTCCGGCGGGATCGGGATGCTGTGATAGTAGGCCCCGATGAGGATGACGACGGGGATGAAGGCGATGACCTTCCGCAGCGTCAGCCTGTCGAGGATCGCAGCGAGTTGCACGACCAGCACCTCCCACAGCGCATCACCGATTGCGAGCGGGACCTCGTAGGTCCATCTCCGCCACCATTGCTTCACGACATTGCTCCGAGGTCAGTGCCTGACCACCAGCACCGAGCACTTGGCGTAACGCACCACATGCCCGGCATTCGAGCCGAGGAAATAGGTGCGCATCGCGGGCCGGTGCGAGGTCATCACGATCAGATCGGCCTTCATGTGCACGGCTTCCTCCAGGATCTCGTGGTAGATGCCGCCCTGGCGGACCACGCTCGAGATGTGGGAGGCTTCGATGCCGGATTCGCGCGCGACGATGGCGAGCGCCTCTTCCGAGGTCTGGCGCTGCTGTTCGTCGAAATCGGCCGGGACATATTCGGCCAGCATCACCGGCGTCATCGGCAGCACGTTGAGCAGGCGGATCGATCCGTTCCAGTTCTGCGACAGCGTCGTCGCGGTCGCGATTGCAGGCTTGGCAAGGTCGGTATCGGCGAGGTCGATGGGCACGAGAATGGACTTGAACATCTGCGCCTCCCTAATGATCAAGCTGGATCAACCTGACGAGACGGCGCCCGCGCGTCTCATCCCAGTCGAAGCAACTTGGGGCTGACGAACAGCACCAGTTTGCCGCGGCGGTAGGCCACGTCACCCCAATCCTTGACGTCAAAGTCCAGGATCGCAAGCCCCGCTGTGGGAAGATTGTCGGCGAGCGCCTTTGCGCCCGCCGGATCGCCGCCGCCCATCAGCATCAAGGCCGCCTCGTGCATGCCCGGATTGTGCCCGACCAACAAAAGTTGCTTCGGGTTGGCCGGCACGGTTGCAGTGCGAATGGTTTCGAGGACCTGCGCGGGGTCGGCGCCGTAGAGTTCCGGCAGGATTTCGACTTCAGGTGCTGCGACGCGGTCCTTCATCGCCTGCCAGGCGATGTCCCAGGTCTGCCGAGCGCGGACGGCATGCGACACCAGCACCGTCTCGGGGACGGGCGGATGGTTGGCGATCCAGTCGCCGATCTCGGCGGCATCCCGCCGGCCGCGGTCGTCGAGCCGGCGGTCCTGGTCACGGCCGCTCGGCGCGTCGGTCTCGGTCTTGGCGTGACGCAGCAGCATCAAACGGCGCATTGGGATTCTCGAATCGTTCCGTGTCCAGAATAATCTACAGGCGCCGGTCGAGGACAAGGTGACAAGCGCCGGTTCGATATTTTAAGAAAACGACATGAGCGAGACTTTCACAAGCGTGTCCCAGGAAGAAGCCGGCGTTCCTGAGCGTGTCCGGCTGTCGTTCGATCTTGATGCCGACATTTGCGTGATCGGGGCAGGGCTTGCCGGCCTTTCCATTGCGCTCGAGGCGGCCCGGCTCGGGGCCAGCGTCGCGGTGCTCGAGGGGCGCCATATCGGCTGGAACGCCTCCGGCAACCAGCTCGGCACCGTGACGCCGGGCTTCGCACTGCCGCTCACCGAGCTGATCGAGCGCATCGGCTTCGAGGATGCCAGCGAGTTGTGGACGCTCTCCAAGGAGGGGGCCGACTTCATCCGGGCCAACGCCACCGAAGAGAACATGCCAGGCATCGGCCTCACCGACGGCGTACTGGAGGTCTCCAATGTCGATACCGGCGACCGGCTGATCAGCCGGCTCCAGATGCTGAACGAGGATTTCGACACCGAGGCAGAGGGCTGGCAGGTCGACCGCGTCCGCGCGGCGCTGAAGACCGATCGTTACTTCCACGGCGTCTACTATCCCAAAGCGTTCCAGGTCGACGGCCGCAAATATGTGCATGGCCTCGCCGCGTTGGCGCGGCGCGCGGGCGCCCGCATCTTCGAGGACACGCCGGTCGTCAGCATCGATCATTCCGGTATCCGCAAGCGCATCGTTACCCCGTCGGCGCGGCTGCGCGCGACGCACATCGTGCTCGCCGGCAACATCCATCTCGGCGCGCCGCTGCGGCGGCTGTCGGAGACGCTGCTGCCGGTGTGGCGTTATGCGGGCATCACCGCGCCGCTCGGCGAGCGCGTGCACGAGATCGTCGGCTTCAAGGGATCGGTGATGGATTCCGACGGCGTCGATCATTTCCGCATCGTCGATGGCGACCGCCTGATGTGGGAGAGCCCGGAGACGACCTGGGCTGCGCGGCCGCAGCGCTTTGCAGGTCCCGTGAAACGGCGGATCCGGTCGATCTTCCCCCAGCTCGGCAATGTCGAGATATCGGAGACATTCGGCGGTGCCACCGGCCAGACCGTGCACGGCATGCCGCAGATCGGCGAGTTGCGCAAAGGCCTGTGGGTCGCGAGCGGGTTCGGCCGCCAGGGCATGAACACGTCGGCCATGGCTGGGCAGCTGATCGCGCGCAGCATCCTGCGGGGCGAGGAGCGCTGGAAGCTGTTCTCGCCGTTCGAGCTGGTCTGGGCCGGCGGCACCACCGGACGGGTCGCGGGCCAATTGGTCGGCGTGTGGGGCAGGGCGAGTTCCGCCGCCGCCGGGTCGCTTGCCCGCTACCGCGAGCGGGTGCGGATGAAGGATCGGGAACGCGAGGCGCGGTTGGCCGAGGCCAACAGGGCCGCCGGCACCGGCCAGCGCCGGCCGTCCTCAGGGGTTCGACCGCGGATGGCCGCGCCGCCGCATCCGCCTGCGCCGGCGGAAGCGGAACCGGCCACCCAGGAGCAGGGCGTCTCGCAATAAGTTGAGAAAAATCCCGCCCGGAAGTGTAACGTCGGCCGTTAGAGCCCGTATCTCAGGGCGTGGACTTTCTGCGCACGGAGAATGAGATGTTTGACCGCCGCATCCTGTTGACGACAGTCGCCGGCCTGTTCGGCCTTTCGGCCTTCCGCTGGCTGAGAGCAACCCCGGCCCGGGCTGGAGAGAAGGCCGCCGGGAAGTTCGAGATCGAGAAGACGGACGCTGAGTGGCGCGCCCAGCTCACGCCGCAGCAATATGAGATTCTGCGCAAGGAAGGAACCGAACGGCCGGGCACCAGCCCGCTGCTCAAGGAGCATCGCAAGGGCACCTTCGCCTGCGCCGGCTGCGACCTGCCGGTGTTCGCGTCGGAGACCAAGTTCGAGAGCGGCACCGGATGGCCGAGCTTCTACCAGCCGATCGAGGGCAATGTCGGCAAAACCGAGGATCGCACCTTCGGCATGGTGCGTACCGAGGTGCACTGCCGACGCTGCGGTGGCCATCTCGGCCACGTCTTCGACGACGGTCCGAAGCCGACCGGATTGCGCTACTGCATCGACGGTTTCGGGCTGGTCTTCCACCCCGCGTCGCCGTCGGCGACCTAAGGCGTTATTTGACGCGTTTTCCCGGCAATTGTTGCCGGTCCGGCAATTATGCCCCGGTCGCCTGACCGGGGCATGTCTATTTAAGTCATTGATTTCCTGAGAATACCCGCATTGGCATAGCCCTTGCGACTGTCTCCCCGACTGCGGCCATAAGTCGACCCGCCGCCGAGATCGGATTTGGAGACAAAGTTATGGGTATCTTCGATGCAATGAACACCTCGGTGGGTGGCCTGCAGGCGCAGTCCTACGCGCTTCAGAACATCTCGGGCAACATCGCGAACTCGTCCACCACCGGCTACAAGGGCATCGGGACCAGCTTCGAGGATCTCATCCCCGACGCCTCCGTGCCGAGCAAGCAGGTGGCCGGCGGCGTCACCGCGCACGCGCAGGCGACCATCACCACCCAGGGCACGATCTCGTCCTCAACGGTTGCCACCAACATGGCGATCACCGGCGACGGCTTCTTCTCGGTGCAGAAGGCAAGCGGCGTGGTCGACAACGTGCCGGTGTTCGACGGCGTCTCCTATTACACCCGCCGCGGCGACTTCCAGGTCAACGCCAACGGCAACCTCGTCAACGGCGCCGGCTATTATCTGATGGGCGTTGCGGTCGATCCCAAGACCGGCAACCCGACCGGCAGCGTGCCGACCGTGCTGCAATTCCAGAACAACTTCGTCCCGGCGCAGGCAACCACTTCGATCCAGTACGCGGCGAACCTTCCGACCCAGCCGAATACGGTGGCGAGTTCGACCGCAGCAACCGGTTCGCTGCTGGCCTCCGGCGGCCTCAATCCGTCGGACTATTCGGCGAACCCGCTGGCGATCGGCACGCCGCCCGCGCCCTACACCAACGCGACGGTCTCTGGCGCTGCGGCTACCGGCAATCTGCGCTCGGCCTATACGTCCACGACCGGGACGAGTTCGGTCGCGTTGCAGGACAGCGCTTCGGCGGCTGCGTCGACAACGACCTCGCTCGATCCTTCGGCGACACCCCATCTCGCCACGAGCATTCTCAATGCGCTCGCCAACGGCACGACGGGTACGACGCTGACCATCACCGGCGTCGGCGGTACCCCCCACACGATCACCTTCGATCCCAACGTCACCACCGTGACGACTGCCAGTGGCAACACCACGATCGGTGTGAAATCGGGCAGCGCCGCGCAGGTAACCGACATCCTGAATGCGATAGCGACGGCGGCCGGCATCCCCGCCAGCAGCGTCACCATGACTGCCAGCGGCAATATCCAGATCGCCAGCGGCACCTCCGCTGACATACAGGTCACCAGCGGCGCGGCAGCCACTGCGCTCGGCCTCAGCACGGTGACGCGCGGTGGCAACGTGCTGTCGACGCCTGCGATCACCGGCTCGACCGTGTTGAGCGGCACCGCCACTGCTGGCAACGCGGAAGTGCTGTCGACGGGATTTCAGGCCGGCGACGTCATCTATGTCGACGGCACGACCTCGGGTCAGACGCTGACGTTCGTGGCGTCGGGTGCCTCCGGGCCGAACCAGATCAACATCACCGATAACATCACGACCCTGCTCGGCAAGATCGACGGACTGAGCGGAGCCACGGGTTCCTCGATCTCCAACGGCGTGATCACGCTGAACACAGGCACGGCCAAGGATCTCACGCTTGCCGTGGGTGGATCGTCCACCGCCAGCGCGGCTTTCGCCGCACTTGGCTTCACGTCCTCGATCAGCAAGAACCGTGACGGCGGCGGTACCGCCGGCACCGGCACCGTGATCGGCAACGACATCGCCACTTTCACCAAGGAATCGATCAGCGGCGGCGCCGTGACCGCATACAACGCGGCGGGCACGCCCGTGAACCTGCAATTGCGCTGGGCCAAGACCGACAGCGCTTCGCTCGGCACCGGACATACCGATAGCTGGAACCTTTTCTATCAGACCGATCCGAACGCGACCGGCTCGACGGTCGGCTGGGTCAATACCGGCCAGACCTTCACCTTCGCCAGCGACGGCTCGCTCACGACGCCGAGCGGCTCGGGAATCACCATCCCGAACGTCAGTGTCAGCGGGCAATCGCTCGGCTCGGTCGCCTTCAACATCTCCTCGGGCGGCCTGACCCAATATGCGAGCACCAGCGGCGCGGTGACCATCAACACCATCACGCAGAACGGCTACGCCGCCGGTCAGCTTCGTTCGGTCTCCGTCAACAACAACGGCATCGTGGTCGGCACCTTCTCCAACGGCCAGAACCTCGACCTCGCCCAGGTGACGCTGTCGCACTTCAACGGCACCAACTATTTGAAGGCGATGGACGGCGGCGCCTACGCCGTGACCGACCAGTCGGGTCCGGCGATCGCCGGCGCATCGGGCACCATCAGCGGTTCGTCGCTGGAAGGATCCAACACCGACATCGCCGACGAGTTCACCAAGCTGATCGTGACCCAGCAGGCCTATTCGGCCAACACCAAGGTGATCACGACGGCGAACTCGATGGTGCAGGACCTCCTGAACGTGTTGCGCTGATCGGCGCGTGACGTAACCAAAGGCGGCTAGTAAAATGGGTTTGAGTTCAGCCCTTGCCAGTGCGATGAGCGGTCTGCGTGCCAACCAGGCTGCGCTCTCGATCGTCTCGTCGAACGTCGCAAACTCGCAGACGCCGGGTTACGTCGCCCAGACGCCGAACCAGATCGAAGTCACCACCGGCGATTTCGGCTCGACGGCGAAGACGACAGGCGTCAGCCGCGAGATCGACAGCTATGTGCAGAACCAGCTGCGCACCGAGACCGGTGGCAGCGGCTACGCCGACCAGATGGCCAACATTCTGAAGCAGCTTCAGAGTGTGTATGGCACGCCCGGCAACAGCGGCACGCTCGAAACCGCGCTGAACAATTTCACGTCTTCGCTCCAGGCGTTGTCGACAAGCGCCGGCTCCTCGTCGGCGCAGACGGTCGCGGTCGGTGCGGCACAGGCGCTGGCGACCCAGCTCAACGTCACCACCAGAGGCATCCAGTCGCTGCGCTCCAATGTCGAGCAGGATCTCGGCACTTCGGCACAGGCCGCCAACGCGGCAATGAACCAGATCGCCGACATCAACACCAAGATCCAGGGCCTGGCCTCGAACGATCCGTCCGCAGCGACCCTGATGGATCAGCGCGACCAGGCCATCAATACTTTGTCGAAATATGTCGACGTTCGCGTCACCACCGACGGATCGAACCAGGCCAACATCTACACCACCACCGGCATCCAGCTCGTTGGCGCGGGGCTCGCCTCGCAATTCACCTTTGCGTCTAGCGGCGCGCTGTCGGCGACCTCCCTCTACAACACCGATCCGGCAAAGTCCGGGGTGGGCGCACTCAACATTAGGCTCCCGAACGGCTCGTCGATCGACGTCGCCGGCAACAACGTTGTCTCTTCCGGCCAGATCGCGGCCGACCTGAAGCTGCGCGACCAGACGCTGGTGCAGGCGCAGAATCAGGTCGACCAGCTCGCCGCAACGATGTCGAGCGCGCTGTCCGACAAGACCACGGCGGGCAGCACCGTCTCCGGTCCGCCCGCGGGCTTCGACATCGATCTCGCCGGGGCCCAGCCGGGCAATACCGTCAACCTGACCTACACGGACGCCACCAACACGCAGCGCCAGATCACGCTGGTGAACGTGACCGATCCGGCTGCGCTGCCGCTCCAGAACGCCACCAATGCGAATCCGATGCAGATCGGAGTCAATTTCTCCGGCGGAATGGGTGCGATTGCGTCTGCGCTCAACACGGCCTTATCCGGCGCGCACCTGACCTTCTCCGCCGCTCCGTCGCCGGCGACCGCGACGACGCTGCGGGTCACGGACGACAACACTGGCCTCGCCAGGGTCAACTCGGCGACGAGCACCAAGACGATCTCGTCGCTGACCTCGGGCAGCCCGCAACTGCCGCTGTTCACCGACGGCAGCACGGCGCTCTACACCGGAGCCATCACGGCGTCGGGCTCGCAGATGACCGGCCTTGCCGGCCGCATCTCGGTCAATCCGTCGCTGGTCACTGACCCGAGCAAGCTGTCGATCTACAGCACCTCGCCGGTGACGCCCACCGGCGACACCACGCGCTCGGACTATCTCTACTCGCAGCTCACCAACACGGTGTTTTCCTATTCGCCGCAGACCGGTCTCGGCTCGGCCAATCAACCGTTCAGCGGCAGCGTCTCCAACTTCCTGCAGCAGTTCCTGAGCGTACAGGCCAACGCCTCGACCCAGGCGACCGCGCTCCAGCAGGGCCAGAGCGTCGTGGTGTCGACGCTCCAGGCCAAGTTCAACTCGACCTCCAGCGTCAATCTGGACTCGGAGATGTCGAACCTGATCCAGCTTCAGAATGCCTACGCCGCCAACGCCCACGTGATGTCGGTGGTGCAGAGCATGATGAATACGTTGATCCAGGCTCAAGGGTAATCAGTAGGGCTCTGAAACATGTCGATCAGCAGCATCAATTACGGTTCGTCGGTCCTCGGCGCGCAGATCCGCAACATCAACCAGCAGCTTACCGACCTGTCGACGCAGCTCTCGACCGGCAAGCTGTCGCAGAACTATTCCGGCATGGGGACCAACGAAGGCTTTGCGATCGCCTCGCGCGCGCAGCTTTCGAATATCGCCGCCTATACCGACACGATGACGAACGTCAACGTCAACATCAACCTCGCCAACACCGCGCTGCAGTCGCTGACGACGATTCGCAACACGGTGCAGACGGGTTCCGCCACCAGCTCGCAGGACCTCAATGTCAACGGCCAGACGGTGGCACAGAACACCGCCGCCGCACAGTTCGGCTCGATGGTCGGCGTGCTCAACACGCAGTCGGGCAACCGCTATCTGTTCTCCGGCACGGCCTACAACACGCAATCGGTCGCCAACGCCGGCGACATCATCAACGGCACCACGACGCAGGCGGGCCTGAAGACCGTCATGGCCGAGCGCCAGGCCGCCGACCTCGGCGCCAACGGCATGGGTCGGCTGGTGCAGTCGCAGCCGACCACGACTTCGGTGCAGGTGGCGGAAGACAGCGCGGCATCGCCGTTCGGATTGAAGATTTCTGCGGTCTCATCGACGCTCACGGGTGCGACGGTCACGGGTCCGAGTGGCTCGCCGGTGTCGTTCTCGGTGAATATCGGTGCCACGCCCCCCAGTAACGGCGACAAGTTTAGTGTTCAGTTCACGCTGCCTGACGGTTCGACCGAGCAGATCGACCTGACCGCGTCCACGGCGACGCCGACGCCGGTCGGCAGCTTTGCGATCGACACCGGCAATCCCACTGCCGTTCCGCCGGTTGCCCCCAACCCCGTCACCACGGCGACGAATCTCAACACCGCGCTGAACACCGCGATCACGAAGCTGGCCAACACTTCGCTGGTGGCGGCATCGGCCGTCACCGCCGGCGACAACTTCTTCAACACCGATAGCTCGGCGATCGGCGCTGCCAAGACCAACCAGGCGAGCCCGGCCGCACCGATCAGCGGCACCACCGCGCTGTCGGGCACGGCGCCCTCGGACTCGATTGCGCCGGGCTTCTCCGCCGGCGACAGCATCACCGTCAACGGCACCACGCTGAGCTTCGTCGCTTCGGGCGCGACCGGTAACCAGCTCAACGTCACTGACAGCATCCAGACCCTGATGAGCAAGATCGACGCCATCACGGGGACCTCGCGGCCGTCAACGATCCATGGCGGCTCGATCACTATCAACACCGACGATGCCGCGAGCCTGAGCATCTCGGGCTCGACGCCGGGGGCGACGGCGGCGCTCGGCGCGCTCGGTTTCAGCACAACGCCAATCACGGCGACACAGCCGCCACTCCGCGTCGGCTCCTCGCCGGCGAGCTCGGCGACGACGCTGGTGAACGGCTCGGCCACGACCGTGAAGTGGTACACTGGCAACGACGGTCCGGGCTCGGCGCGCTCGACTGCGGTGGCGCGGGTCGACGATTCCGTCACGGTGCAATATGGCGCCCAGGCCGATGAGGACGCGATCCGCAAGCAGTTGCAGGCCGTCGCCGTCTACGGCACGTTCTCGACCTCGCCGACCGGTCAATACTCGGGCGGCGCGGTCGCGGCGCTGAGCCTGCGCACCACGCAGGCGCTGACGCCGCAGGCCGGGCAGCAGAAGATCGAGGACATCCAGACCGACATCGCGATGGCCCAGAACACGATGAAGGACGCGAGCACGCGCCAGACCCAGGCCAAGGCGCAGCTTCAGAACATCGTCGACCAGGCGGAATCGGCATCGCCCGACCAGGTGGCGAGCGAGATCCTGTCGCTTCAGAACGCGCTCCAGGCGTCCTACCAGACGACTGCAAACCTCGCGCAGCTCTCGCTGGTCAAGTTCCTGTAAGGGCGCATTAAGGCGCCGTTAACCATGCCTCTTTACCTCTTGGTGAGGATTTGGGGCACGCGGAGCCGTCAATGTCGGACAAGATGCAACTGGTGGTGGCGACACCCTGTTTCGGCGGGCAGGTGTCGAGCATTTACGCAAGCTCGATCTTCGCGCTCCAGCGCGCCGTGCACGGCATGTCCAATCTCGGGCTCAAGGTGCTGCTGCGCGACGGCGATGCGCTGATCACCCGCGCAAGGGCTAATCTGGTCGCGATGTTTCTCGATGATCCCGACGCGACGCATTTCCTGTTCATCGACGCTGATATCGGCTTCAAGCCCGAGCAGGTGTTCCGCCTGATCGAATGCGGCGCCGACGTCGTCGCCGGCTGCTATCCGATCAAGCGGGTCAACTGGGACAAGGCGAGGCGGGCGATCCAGGCGGGGCGGAGCGACGTCACGGCGGCTTCGCTCGACTACGTGCTCGAGATCGAGGACCCTGATCGCATCGTGGTGGTCAACGGGTTCACCCGCGTGCGCTACGCCGGCACCGGCTTCCTGATGATCCGCCGCCAGGCGCTGGAGGCGATGTGCCGCCATCCGGATTATGCCAACCTCCAGTTCTTCCGTGAGCACTCGCACGACACGCTCGTCACGAGCCCGAACCGTTTCGCGCTGTTCGAATGCATGATCGATCCGGCGACCGGCACCTATCTCTCCGAAGACTTCGCCTTCTGCAAGCGCTGGACCGATATCGGCGGCGAGATCTGGGCCGACATCCAGAGCTCAC
It encodes:
- the msrB gene encoding peptide-methionine (R)-S-oxide reductase MsrB; protein product: MFDRRILLTTVAGLFGLSAFRWLRATPARAGEKAAGKFEIEKTDAEWRAQLTPQQYEILRKEGTERPGTSPLLKEHRKGTFACAGCDLPVFASETKFESGTGWPSFYQPIEGNVGKTEDRTFGMVRTEVHCRRCGGHLGHVFDDGPKPTGLRYCIDGFGLVFHPASPSAT
- a CDS encoding PLP-dependent aminotransferase family protein, producing the protein MSKFEYVKLADAIAADISNGTLRAGDRLPPQRNFAYDRGIAVSTASRVYTELLRRGLVVGEVGRGTFISGDIRREVEIVSEPRDARIDFEVNYPLLPQQWAMIAKSLAGLERVDALEAVLRTSTSTGTKSARNAAAAYLARKDFAPQAEQIVFTANGKQSLAAALAALVPTGGRCGVEALTYPYVKSIAARLGITLVPIPMDEHGARPDAIQKAHREAHLSALYLQPIIQNPLGVTMNATRRTDIMRVAEKLDLTIIEDTVYGFLADDTPLAALGPDRCIVLDSLSKKVAPGLALGILVAPPHLRESMMSAVRTGGWVASGHALASGQRLMADGTVAELTRLKRIDAARRQQTAARLLAGYQIAADARSYHLWLTLPPHWRSQTFVAAAARRGIALTPSSTFAVAHGHAPNAVRLALAPPSFEQLDSGLRTLVSLLGTKEEDFDSTE
- a CDS encoding SixA phosphatase family protein; its protein translation is MRRLMLLRHAKTETDAPSGRDQDRRLDDRGRRDAAEIGDWIANHPPVPETVLVSHAVRARQTWDIAWQAMKDRVAAPEVEILPELYGADPAQVLETIRTATVPANPKQLLLVGHNPGMHEAALMLMGGGDPAGAKALADNLPTAGLAILDFDVKDWGDVAYRRGKLVLFVSPKLLRLG
- a CDS encoding YdcF family protein, with protein sequence MTVTDHARRLPTADEIAEINRTHLIDTPLQPADLLFLFGTREDVALRVATAARLWREGYFRWSIVSGGVTAGSEQSECMIIKAAMVAAGIPADRILEEHRAMNTGENVIFSLPVIDAALGLHNIRSVICLGNTWTARRYPMTLHRHWPEVTKLLLTVDSFATPRTLWHTDAEFRRRILHEWDKIEPYRAKNFIADWPER
- a CDS encoding NAD(P)/FAD-dependent oxidoreductase, whose protein sequence is MSETFTSVSQEEAGVPERVRLSFDLDADICVIGAGLAGLSIALEAARLGASVAVLEGRHIGWNASGNQLGTVTPGFALPLTELIERIGFEDASELWTLSKEGADFIRANATEENMPGIGLTDGVLEVSNVDTGDRLISRLQMLNEDFDTEAEGWQVDRVRAALKTDRYFHGVYYPKAFQVDGRKYVHGLAALARRAGARIFEDTPVVSIDHSGIRKRIVTPSARLRATHIVLAGNIHLGAPLRRLSETLLPVWRYAGITAPLGERVHEIVGFKGSVMDSDGVDHFRIVDGDRLMWESPETTWAARPQRFAGPVKRRIRSIFPQLGNVEISETFGGATGQTVHGMPQIGELRKGLWVASGFGRQGMNTSAMAGQLIARSILRGEERWKLFSPFELVWAGGTTGRVAGQLVGVWGRASSAAAGSLARYRERVRMKDREREARLAEANRAAGTGQRRPSSGVRPRMAAPPHPPAPAEAEPATQEQGVSQ
- a CDS encoding DUF1127 domain-containing protein codes for the protein MNTISQTAGQSLRPSSSSGFLATLVNAAYALFDRLERRSAVKTLNELDDRALRDIGIHRSQIEDAVYGQFKAELTRYL
- a CDS encoding universal stress protein; translation: MFKSILVPIDLADTDLAKPAIATATTLSQNWNGSIRLLNVLPMTPVMLAEYVPADFDEQQRQTSEEALAIVARESGIEASHISSVVRQGGIYHEILEEAVHMKADLIVMTSHRPAMRTYFLGSNAGHVVRYAKCSVLVVRH